One genomic segment of Sphingorhabdus sp. M41 includes these proteins:
- a CDS encoding adenylosuccinate synthase, with protein sequence MANVTVIGAQWGDEGKGKIVDWLSERADVVVRFQGGHNAGHTLVVDGAVYKLSLLPSGIVRGALSIIGNGVVLDPWHLREEIAKLESQGVAINTDNFGIAETCPLILPIHRDLDAMREDASGKGKIGTTRRGIGPAYEDKVGRRAIRVCDLAHLDDLGPQLDRLCAHHDALRAGFGEPPVDRERLLDDLKEIADSVLQYAQPVWKRLNEARRDGKRILFEGAQGVLLDVDHGTYPFVTSSNTISGTAAGGSGIGPSGTGYVLGITKAYTTRVGSGPFPTELNDDIGQRLGERGHEFGTVTGRQRRCGWFDAVLVRQALAVSGVAGIALTKLDVLDGFAELKICVGYDLNGVTYDYLPPHHQDQAAVKPVYETLEGWSESTAGARSWADLPAQAIKYIRRVEELIQCPVALVSTSPERDDTILVTDPFAD encoded by the coding sequence ATGGCCAATGTAACGGTAATCGGCGCACAATGGGGTGATGAAGGCAAAGGCAAGATTGTCGACTGGCTGTCCGAACGCGCCGATGTCGTGGTTCGCTTTCAGGGTGGCCATAACGCCGGTCATACGCTGGTTGTCGACGGCGCCGTCTACAAGCTTTCGCTGCTCCCTTCGGGTATCGTCCGCGGAGCGCTGTCGATCATCGGCAATGGCGTGGTACTCGATCCCTGGCATTTACGTGAAGAAATTGCGAAGCTGGAAAGCCAGGGCGTCGCGATCAATACCGATAATTTCGGCATTGCCGAAACCTGCCCGCTGATCCTGCCAATCCACCGCGATCTCGACGCCATGCGCGAAGATGCCAGCGGCAAGGGCAAGATCGGTACGACGCGGCGCGGCATTGGCCCCGCCTATGAAGACAAGGTTGGTCGCCGCGCGATACGTGTCTGCGATCTGGCTCATCTCGACGATCTTGGCCCGCAACTTGACCGGCTGTGCGCCCATCATGACGCGCTCCGAGCGGGCTTTGGCGAACCACCAGTCGACCGCGAACGGCTGCTGGATGATCTGAAGGAAATTGCCGACAGCGTGCTGCAATATGCACAGCCGGTCTGGAAGCGCCTCAACGAAGCGCGGCGCGACGGCAAGCGCATCCTGTTCGAAGGCGCGCAAGGCGTGTTGCTCGATGTCGATCACGGCACCTACCCGTTCGTCACCAGTTCCAATACGATTTCGGGCACTGCTGCGGGTGGCTCCGGCATCGGCCCGTCCGGCACCGGCTATGTGCTCGGGATCACCAAGGCCTATACAACCCGCGTCGGCTCCGGCCCCTTCCCGACCGAGCTGAATGACGATATCGGTCAGCGGCTTGGCGAACGGGGGCATGAATTTGGTACCGTCACCGGCCGCCAGCGGCGCTGCGGCTGGTTCGATGCCGTGCTGGTGCGGCAGGCTCTGGCGGTCTCCGGCGTTGCCGGTATTGCGCTGACCAAGCTCGACGTGCTCGACGGTTTCGCGGAATTGAAAATTTGCGTTGGCTATGATCTGAACGGCGTGACCTACGACTATCTGCCGCCCCATCATCAGGATCAGGCTGCGGTCAAACCGGTCTACGAGACGCTGGAAGGATGGAGCGAATCCACCGCCGGTGCCCGCAGCTGGGCCGATCTGCCGGCGCAGGCGATCAAATATATCCGGCGGGTGGAAGAACTGATCCAGTGTCCTGTGGCATTGGTGAGCACGTCGCCGGAGCGGGACGATACGATATTGGTGACCGATCCATTTGCGGATTAG